A segment of the Ruminococcus albus 7 = DSM 20455 genome:
AAATGCGAATCTTTTTGGTATAATAGTTACAGAAACAGGGTTGTTTTGAAACGTTGTGGGTTTCAAACAGCTTAAAGGGAAACGTTCGGCAAAACGTTTCTCTTTTTTTCTGTTTATTATCGTTTATATTGCAACACTGTATTATAACTTTATTACGAACATAAGTATAGCATAAAATGACCAATTTGTCAAGTGTTTAGTGGCGTGTTTTAGGGCATTTATTTACACTACAAATATCAGATCGTATCAAATATTTTATTAGGTATTAAAAAAAAGTAGCTTCCCTTCCCAATATATTTAAGTCTTTTTGATTTTCTGAAAATATCGGGAATTTTTTCAGAAAGGAGCATATTGTGAGTAAAACAATCAAGCAGATCGCAGATGAACTGCAAGTGAGCAAGCAGGCTGTCTGGCAGAGAGTCAAGCGCAGCTCTGAACTGTCGGCTATGCTTTATGAACATAGTCAAACTATAAATGGAACTGTGGTCATTGATGAAGATATGGAAAAGGTCCTCTGTGAACTTTATCCCGAACGTCCCACAACTATAAATGTTGATGAAACAATCAAGAATGTTGATATAAACGGCGTAAACGTTGATGGGATGAGTAAAGAAGTTGATGTAAACGTTGACGAAACATCTATATGTAAAGGTGTAAATGTTGACGATGTTGATATAAACAGCGTCAACAGCAAGAAGAATGTTGATGCTGATGTTGACGATAAACACGCAAACGTTGATGTAAACGATATGGACGTTGATGTAAACACGTTGATAGAAACACTTCAAAGTACCGTAAATACGCTGAAACAGCAGTTGACGGTCAAGGATAAACAGATAGATGATCTGTCGGCAATGCTCAAAAGCTCGCAGGAACAACAGGCGACTCTGGTAACTGCATTATCGGCGGCGCAGGCATTGCACGCAGGAACTATGCAGGAACGTTTGACAGAGCATTCAGAAAATTCGGAGATACAAAGAGAAGTCAATGAAGCCGAGCAGAAGAGTCAGAGCGTGAAAAAAGGATTCTTCGCAAGGATATTCAGAAAGGGAAGCTGAGAGGGGCGCAACTCTGATATTTTCAGCATAAAAAGGTACAGCCTGAAATATTTTGCTGTAATATCAGGGCTCTTGCAGTGTAAACCGAGAAGCTTATAAAGTAAAAAATATCCCCCTCGGGCGATCGAAACCATGCCCGAGGGGGATTTGAACGGTTAGCTATTTTTTATCTTACCAGAGCTGAAACACACTCAGCGATCTATTTTAAAACAGCCCCTCAGAATTGCTCTGAGGGGCTGTTTTTGCACTGTTCAGCGCGTGTTTTTAGCTGTATAAATGTCTTTTACTTGGGCAGACCCAGCCAGATAGCCAGACCCACGAGTGCAAAGCCGGGGATAAGTGTTACTGCTCGGATAAGTGCGGCTTTTGAAACAGATTTACGGGTAAAGCCGAATACTATCAGCAGTATGCCGATGATGAATGAAAATACCATTGAAAAAAATCCCATATATTACATCTCCCTTTCCAGTTTGATTATCCTTTGATGTCTTTCCGCCACTTCCATATCATGTGTAACCGTAATCACAGTCGTGTTATACTCCTTGTTCATGCGGGAGAGCAATGAGAGGATATTCTCCTTATTCTCGCCGTCAAGGGAAGCGGTGGGTTCATCACATAATATCAGCGGTGGACGCATTATTACTGCCCTTGCAAAGACCGCGCGTGCTTTTTCTCCGCCTGAGCATTCAAGCGGCTTTTTTTTCAATATATGCTTGATGCCGATCTTTTCCGCTATGCTTTCAAGTTCTTCTGAAAAATCTTTCCTATCGGGACTTGCATAAAGTAGAGGAAGTCTGATGTTGTCTTCGATTGAAATAGAATCTATCAGAGCCGATTCCTGCAAAACGAATCCTATCTTACGGTTTCTCCATTCAGCCAGTTGATTGAGGTTAGCGTCAGACGGTCAGAGTACACTATGTAGTGCAGAATCAGCACACTCCCCCTCGCGGCAATCACCACAGATTAGAAAAGCCACTGACACAGCGAAAAAAACACCCCCATGATAATTCTGGAGGTGTACATAATATATGTTTTGGTTAATAATGTCCTATTCTACGTATTGCGAAGCCAACTGCTACGCAGTACAGTGATCTTACTTGCGGAGTGTCAGCTGGATAACCATAATTGTAGCTTTATAATTGACACAAAAACTAATATATGATATAATGAATTTAATTATAAATTTTAAGTTTACTCTGTTTTTTAAACTTAATTATATTTACCAGCCCCACCAGTCAAACCAATCCTGCATTTTAAAACCTCCTTTTTTAGTGTTTTTATTACTCTTGTTTCGATGGTCTTATTATAATTCAACATTTGTACAATTACTATCATTTTGGAGCAAACGGTATAAAATTCAGAGTGAATTACATTAATTAATGTTTTTTTGAAACATTATAATGATTTATATATATTTTTTATGGAGGGGAAATACATGAAAATCGCGATTTGTGACGACCAGATGGCTATGCACACCGAGTTAAAAAAGCATCTGGAAAATTATGCCCAAAAGAGAAACCTTATAATGATCTACAATGACTATACCAACGGTTTTG
Coding sequences within it:
- a CDS encoding ABC transporter ATP-binding protein; amino-acid sequence: MAEWRNRKIGFVLQESALIDSISIEDNIRLPLLYASPDRKDFSEELESIAEKIGIKHILKKKPLECSGGEKARAVFARAVIMRPPLILCDEPTASLDGENKENILSLLSRMNKEYNTTVITVTHDMEVAERHQRIIKLEREM